DNA sequence from the Rattus rattus isolate New Zealand chromosome 2, Rrattus_CSIRO_v1, whole genome shotgun sequence genome:
ACTAAGTTGTAGTAATTTTCCATGGACGTATTTTTTCCAGTTTGGTTTCTATGTGGCAACTCTGGGGGGCGGAGACGAACCCTCAAAGATGCATTAACTCGGGTTATAGTCACGACCGGAGGATCTAATTTtgctggagaaaaataaagaatttttataaGGCATTCAAAACAACTAAATACTATAAGTTGACAGAGCGTGTGGTGATAAATCACTGTAGTGCTCACAAATGTAGCAAAAAGCCGTTAGGAAGACAGCTttccttcaatttttaaaagactgttaTGATTCTGTCTATTTTAATATTGAGAGAGTCTCTACCAATCATTTTGTCAACACAATGATTTTGTTATAAAATTCAGTATAAAAGTTATTCAGAGGGAGGCCTCAGAacaaggaatattttatttagttccttaaagaaataagatTTCAAAACTGCATTAGAAACATCAAAAGACTTGTAGCTATCAAGTTAATTCAACAGTGTTACGTTCTTTATTATGGACATTGGAGAATTAAGCGAGAATATTTGGTTCGTGCATATTGTTGACAATAGCCAGgttattaataataaagaaagagaataacaatgtGTTGTTTTAATTGATTCCAGATTCACTAGATTTTGCAGTGGAAAATTTTCTCGCTTAGTGCTCATTGAAATTTTCACTTTATAGATTCACATCTTTTATAATTCTTGAAATTTATtgtagatagatacacagacacacacacacacacacacacacacacacacactctatgcACATAGATACAGATCTCTGTatgttttttccttctgaaatttgATTCAGTATCTGTTGAACTGGTTTATTGTATCTtaccttcttttattttcatttttttctttataacatactgcatttttttcagacctgtttttttttcaatctacGAATTTATTCTTCAGTTGTTACTGATCTGAGCTTGAATCCACAATTTTTATTCCAGAGAGTATATGTTTTGTAAACTCACCATAGttatcatcttcttcctcttcaaacTTCTGTTTGGAAGAGGCAAAATTTTAATACAACCCCCGTCCCCCTCTGCGCCCTGGCTTCTTAGGATAGAACCAAAGTAAACTGAGTTTTCAAACATCTTGAATTTTCATCTAATTGCTTGAAGAAGGAATTTCCCTATATTTATACTTCACCCCTCCAAGAGCTTTGGGTTTAGTCTCTGTTGTGTGTTCCATGCTCCAAGTTCTGCTGACCAGAGAGCTCTCTTACCATCATGTACAGACGTGGAGAACAGTCCTGTTTAGTTTTGTAGGACATTATGGTGTGTGTTTAAGTTTTTCTAGAcaaaaaattaacattattatCATATTTGGCATCTCCAAACACCATTTATTTTTGTGACTCCTTGTTTACCAAATACTATTGTGCATTTTCCTCACTAGAATATAATATTTACATAGCATTTGTTCCTCGTGACCCAGGCAGTAATGACAGAAGGAGCTTCACAATCCCGAGGCTCCCAAGCCTGCTCTTTGAAAGTCTCAATTTATCATCTtggatttttattgtttaatgctATTCCTAATTTTAAACACCAGTGTTTTTAACCTCTTGTCAGAGGGTATATAGACTCAGAAATAGCTGTTGACATAACAAGACCAgccactccctgccccctctaCTCTCATGTTTTTGCCATGCAGAGACTTTTATGTTCTACACAGACTGGATTCCGAGACAGAACGCTCCAGACAGAACGCTCCTGTCCTGGAAACATTGTCTCCCTATGGTGTTAGTGAATTCCACAGACTGTCaattcctttctgtctgtctacttgTTACAAATCTTCTAAAATTCTGGTTCCTCAGGTATCTTTTGGTGAAATACCCTGGATGTCTAGTCTCATAAAACAGTACCTTTCATTCAATATACCTTTCCTATCTGAATTTATCAATGTCTACTGTGGTATATGCAAATGATTCATAGATTCGTGTCTTTAACAGAAGGAATCCTTAGCTCTGAGTACTGGATCTGCACAGCCATTTTGTGTGGGGAGCTCCACACATCTTCAATTCAACATAGTAAAAATTGAACTCAAATTCTTGATTACCAAGCATGCCTCGAAACTTCCTCTTTTCCCAAGACATCCAATCAGACAATATCTCTGATCTATGTGGCTGTGCTAGAGACAAATGTAAAAGCCATCTTTGATATGTTCTCTCTTTCTGGTAAATACAGTCCGTCCCCATGTCCACCCAAGTGGTACCTTTTCTACAGTGCTTTCCATAATCCTAATGGAAACCACAGCCTGTTTTCTGTAGCCTGTTACAGTAATCTAacttccctctcctgcctcctgtaACAAATCTGCTAATGCGGCCTCCTGTGATGTCTGATGATAAGATCAAAGTCCCATCCTAAGAGGCTTGGGGTACTGCTTGGTGCTATATAGTACTTGCTGTGTTATATATACACAGTATCGAGCTTAATTCCCAGTATCACACACCACTAcaatcaccaccacaaccacgaacaccaccaccaacaaaatcaacaactGTTGGCATCAGAAGTGGCCCACAGCCTCTGAATCCAGGGATGACGTCACCCGTAGGCACCAGGGATccgccatggcaacagatgcggGTTCCTGTTGCCTCGGGATGACGTCATCGCTGGATTCGGAAGCTGTGGCCGCTTCTGATGCCAACACCACCatcgccatcaccaccaccaccaccaccaccgacaacgacaagaacaagaacaacgacaacaacaacaacctccaCGTTTTAAAATACGGGTTCTTTTCCTGGAAGAAGTCGTGACTCCTGAGGGGCCATTGTCACAACTGGCTGCCTTTCAGTCTGCCCCACTGCATTCTCTGCTTTACTCTACCAGCTGCATTTCAGTCCAAAACACATGTTCTAATTCTCCTTGCAAGAGCGCCTTTGCAAACGCTGTTCCCCTTGCCTGCAATGCTCTTCCCTTTCTGTTGTCTGCGTATATCCCTTTCATCACAAGGGATCTGCCCAAGGGTCCTTCCCAGAGTCTCTTTCCTTGACACCCCCGGCCAGGCCCCTCTTTGGTTATAATCTCATAGAGCTCGTTTTGTGTTTATAGAATCCATCACGGGGATCATCTTGTGGGTGTGTGGTCACTGTACTAATATGTCTCTTCCCACCCTGTTAGAAAGCTCTGGGAAGAAAGAGACTTGTCTGCTTGCTCTGATTCCCATCTTCTCTCTGGCCCAGACAAAACTGTAGTAATTAAAAATTTCCATGTGACCAAAGGAGGTGTCAGGCccaaaggaaactccatttcCCCAAAGTTCAGAAGGCAGAGTGGACAAATGTCTACTGTGGTGCCAGTAGCTCTCCAAAGCCGCCTCAGGCTCCCTCACTATCAAGTGCCCATCATACATACCTCAGGCTCCCTCACTATCAAGTGCCCGTCATACATACCTCAGGCTCCCTCACTATCAAGTGCCCGTCATACATACCTCAGGCTCCCTCACTATCAAGTGCCCGTCATACATACCTCAGGCTACCTCACTATCAAGTGCCCGTCATACATACCTCAGTGCTACCTCACTATCAGTGCCCACATACCTCAGGCTCCCTCACTATCAAATGCCCGTCCATACATACCTCAGGCTACCTCACTATCAAGTGCCCCGTCCATACATCCTCAGGCTCCCTCACTATCAAGTGCCCATCATACATACCTCAGGCTCCCTCACTATCAAGTGCCCGTCATACATACCTCAGGCTCCCTCACTATCAAGTGCCCGTCATACATACCTCAGGCTCCCTCACTATCAAGTGCCCGTCATACATACCTCAGGCTCCCTCACTATCAAGTGCCCGTCATACATACCTCAGGCTCCCTCACTATCAAGTGCCCGTCATACATACCTCAGGCTACCTCACTATCAAGTGCCCGTCATACACTTTGAGGTCCATGCTGGCATCCTAACCTTTGCCTCCCTTACCCTAAACTTTTCCACTCATTCTTCTTATAACCCTGCTAGGTTTTGtattccttctctgtgtctctctctgtctctctgtctccctttctctgtgtgtctctctctgcctctttctgtttgtctctgtctctgtctcttcccactcctgtcttccttctcccctgtcccctctcccctcttcactctcccctgtcccctgtcccctccagtctcccctgtctcctccctcccctcccctccccttcctttccctcccctccctcctttctccccctctcctccatgGCCAGGTttgctggccatgttcagtctgctACTTTCTCCCTACCTGCTTTGGACTCTTGCAGATGCCTGGACATTCTCTTTCTCATATTTGTAATAAAAGTCTTCCCCATAACGATGCCATGGAGTGGCCATGTCACCAGTTTATATAAGAGGCAAGTTGATTTTTCATATGATATAGCCTATACACAAAGTACATGTATacgttttaataaaaaaaaaaacctggtacGTTGAAATCTTACGGAGCACAGGATAACACTTTTAACATAGCAATTTTCCTTATCAATGACTTTGTTTTCTAGATAGAAATCAGAAGTAAGAGCGTAGTGAACTATGACATGGTGTATCTCAGAACAGGGCTTGCGAGTGCCAGTGCATATAGGTGACTCACTAGTTTCAGAACATACTGTTCTCAGACCCTAGAAACGTGTTTTTCAAAACACAGTGTTTGCGAAACCCCAGGAACTGGAGAAGAGGGCCAAGTTGGATGGGAGAAATCAGAGGAGTGGGTGGGGCTCCTTCCCAGTGCTCCAAATGGTAGCCCAACTTAACCGCTTTAGACCCTGGGTTTCCTCTTCTCATACCTGTGAAGCTCTCCTCTCAAAGAGAATTGAAAGAACACTCCCCGAGGCCTTTTCTTTTGTGGGAAGGGGTAATAATAGAATAACATAAACTCGTGCTAACTCAACACCATTCCATGGAGGGCAGCCAAAGTCTCCACTCCTCTGAGATGGTGTCTTTGGCCATTCTTGTCTGATGGGTTAATGGATCAGACTTGGTTGAATATTTGAACTTAATCTCATTTCTAGGTTTCAATACAACAAATGACTCGCAAATACCCTAATTGGTACAAACCAGCTTAGCCATGCAGACCCTTACATCAGTTGGAGCATTGTCTGTGCAGTGTCTTGGGCTCAAGTTTCAAGTtgtacccccctccccccaaaaaaaccatgCTAGAGAGCACAGATTAATTTTTCAATATCtcctaattttaaaagttcaaaaataaataaataaataaataaataaccaaccaacctTTTTTCTGAGCTCCATGGCACCTAACATTTTGAATATAAGTCACCGAGTTTAAATCTAACTGAACACTGCATCACTTAGAAGAGATAGATGAGTCCCAAAACTCTTCAGACCGTGAGAGTCAAACCACTAGAGATGTTAACTAGAAGGAAGTTCAGGTCCTGGGACATGTTCTTACAAATACTGGTAGCAAGATTTGATAAATGTCTGTTGGATATACAGTACTTAGAACAAAGAATATTTCTTACAAACTTTAGGAAAAGAAAGTCCTGTTTCTATTGACTATAAAAGGGAGTGGTGAGGAGAAGTGAGAAAGCTTTGGGGTTAATGATAGAAATAATTGTTGTTTCTGAGTTTATTGGGGTTCACAGTTTGAAAAAGTTATGTGTAAGCTGGGTACCCGAgctctgcctgagcctctggCTTAGATTTCCAAGGTCGTCAAATCACAGAAGTAAACCCTGGTCTGGCCTGAGGATAGCATCAAGCCGGAGAGCATGGGTCTCGGCATAGCATATGACTTGGCTGACCATCCAGAGGTGGttcaaaggcagaagagaaaaaggCAAGTCACTTGCCGGAACTCACTTTCCCACCATGGAGTGAAGCGGGGTGTCCTGATCCATTCAGAGTAGCTTCCAGCCCAGGCCATCATCACCCTCCCATAGTATGGCTCGTATGGGTCTAAGGTTTCGTTGGTCAGGTCACAAAAGAGCGCTGTGGTCCCCCAGCAGtcatttttatctttccattGTCTCTGTCCATACCTGAGGATGGGAAAACACacgtgtttcttcttcttctcgcATCTGACGACGCCAGTGTTTCCAGCGTGCTAATTTTCTGTGGATTGAAATTTTATGCTATCTTCAAGAATGTATAaaagttttctttcctgttatCCAAGTTGTTAGCTTTCTGAAAGATAAACTTTGAAAACGCCTGCCTTTCTAACACAGGGGTTCGTTTCCCTATATGCAATAGTGTGTTTCTTCTGGTATGTGGCAAGTATTCACCTTTTATATTCCTATCCCTTCTGAGGCCCCGACTCTGTGATTTCTTCCCCCTCCACTTTTTATCAGCTTGCCGTTGAGTTACAAGGCCGATTCTGAGAAGTTAATATCATATGCCATTTCAGTGACAACTGAGTAGAAGTTGTGCTGAGGGCTCCTGAGGGAGCTCTGGTACTAAGGACTGGGAGAGCAAACACTGCAAAAACTGGCAGGATGGAAAAGGCCAATCTGAGCCCATAGGATGATATGATAGCCAAAGGAAAGGCTAACGTCTCACCTTCCAACTGATCACAAATCATGGATGGTGGCAAGaagaaggctgaggaggaagatACCCTGGTTGAAGGACTCATTTTGTAGCCAGATAATGAGCCATATGGCTGGTTCCTATACTCTATAGTCTCTATAGTAACAGTACTGTCATGGTGTTAGGATTAAAACGGAATCCACGTCACAAATGCAGCACGAGTTGATGAATCTGAATCGTCCTTCATCGGTGACACATTGTCTTTGCTAGGGAAACATCTGCTCTGGGTTGATTTTCCTTTACTATAAGGTTTTgcggctggagagctggctcagtggttaagagcactgattgctcttccagaggtcctgagttcaaataccagcaactatagggtggctcacaaccatctgtaatgggatccgatgccctcttcgggtgtgtctgaagacagtgatagggTACTGACATCCACAAAATAAGATTTTGGATTTGTTGTATTCAAAACTATGGAGATGCTAATGAGCTAGGAGCCACACAAACAAAGTTCTCAAAGTTATACATGGGTCTCTTGAAAATACGACTGGCACAGGAATTGTTCCAGATACTCCGAGgtctgaattttaaataaatttgggAACTCTCTTAAAGGGTTAAAGATTGAAGTTCTACAGAGTCTTGAAACATAATCTTAGCTTCGTGGTAGGACAGTTTCAAATCCACTTATGGCTTTGGCCACAGAGAGGTTCATTTTGGGTCCATTTATATTGCCTGCGGGCAACAAATGACCAGCCTCCACACCACAAGCTTCTCCACTAGATACAAACGTAGCTTGGAAACAGAGAAACGTTCACTGAAAAGAATAATACCTTTTATGGAGGGAATTAAAGAAGAGTAAATGTCTGGGACATTCTTTTCTAAATGAATTCACAGAAAAATCTGAGCAAGGACCCTCCCTCCCCAACGGAAGGGACATGGATGGATTTATGGCGTAAGAGTGTtattctgggttggggatttagctcagtggtagagcgcttgcttagcaagcgcaaggccctgggttcggtccccagctctggaaaaaagaaaaaaaaaaagagtattattCTGCCTCAGATCCACAACTGATTTCGTGGAATTCTCATAGAGACCCATGAAGGCTAAGCTGTAATCAACCGCTCTTGCCTTTAAGCTAGCCAGGTCCTCAAACTATTTAGTGGAAGAAGAATCTCAAATATAGTATAGGGTGTATACATGGAAAACCTGCCACTTGCCAATCAAGACTCACTATTTCTCGGCCTTGATAAAGAGAAGCGTTCATTGCACCTGAGTTTTGGCACTGATCCAATAAAAGAGGCTCACAGCTCTCATGAGAGGAACATACAGCAGCATGATCTAATGTGTGCACGTGCTTATAGAAGTCATTAATACATATAGAGGATTTTCTAGATAGTGAACCAACCCAAACCATAACTTACCAATTGAAAGTACATTTTACATATTTCAATATTTGCCTCAGGTTTAGCCACCAGTAGCCTGGGCTTAGCTGAGTGTTTTTGCACTGGGCTAAGCAAGTGGCCGCCAGCACAGCTGATACGTTGAGAAGCCCTTGTGCGATGGAAACTCGAGAAGCTGAAGGCCTCCTTCTTGAACCCCCTAGACTGCATACAGCATCATACCCTTGGACCACGTCACCGGACAATCTTCTGTTcccacctctgcttcttctcAACCCTCCTAAAATTCCtcagagaaaaccaaacaaagcaaaatccaAAGGCGTTCGGCCCCCACACTCCATTGCAACCCAGAGCGCATCACCCCTCAGCTTTCTCTGCCAACAGAGTCTACTTACGTCTTGTACTGCACAAAGTAGACGCTGCCGTTGCTGGTGAGGGAGCTCCCTGGTTGCCAGTGCAAAATGTTGTGGAAATTTCTGGACTGAAATTGGACCTTCTGAGGCTTCAGAGACACATGGGCTGGCTGCGTTTCTAAGATGGCGAGAAGATGGTTGGACATTACAGTGAGCACTGCTGCTGGGGGCAGAAGGCTTTCGGGAAATCTATGCATCAGGAATCCCTGGGGGAGTCGCTCTAAGTGAAGGCAGCGGTGGTAGGGTTAGAAATCAACTTGGTTGACTCTTCAGTATGGTTTTGATGCCTCGTCAAAGCCTCCACCCCAACTCTTTAGTTCTAGTGAATCAACTCAGGTCaagttctctgccactgagctctaCCTGTCGCCTAAGGTAAAATCATAGAATGATGTGTGTTtcatactagaaaaaaaattggtAATGATGCCCACCTCCAGCACACCACAATGGGTAAAGAAACTAAAACTCATGGAAAGAACATAGTCCTTAGTTTATTCCCACAAACACTGGGATGTAATGTCTACGATGAAAAGCTCATTGCCTGTCTCCTTGCTATGAGTACCCAAGTGGGGTTACTCAGAGGCAGTAACCTACAGTGGTGGAGAATTCCCCCAGACCTACTGTGGGCTCTGGTGGGGTGTGAAATCATAGACGGGAGAAGGAAAGGCTTTCTGGCTggattctttgtgttttcttcttcaaatcATATGGTATGGGTGGCCTAACTTTACCTGCATTTAGTCTTGTGGATGCAAGAGACCTATAGCATTTTATTTCAGAGTCCAAAGTTTCCGACAAGAGAGAAAACAATACTTtccttgggtatttcttcttaCTGATTTAATggtgttgacttttttttttttttatgtattttgaaggCCTCCTGCAATGCATGAAAGGTGACATGGACTTGAATCTATTCCCATGTAAATCACGCCTGCTCGAATCTGTCTTAGTACATAAACATTTTCAGGAGGTGACAGGCACAGCTTCTCGAAGGCCCACCCAGAGTTGCACCGCCAACCTGAGGACAGTTGGCGCCTCCCTTCTTTGGCTCTCTGGTTTTTCTGACATCCTCACTGTCACCACTGTCCCCAGCAGTGACTCACAGTGCACCAAGCACTGAGGGGCTTTTCCCATCCTCTGCTCATTGAATTTTCCCAGCTCCTCCATGATAAAGGTTCTTGGATAAATAAAAGAACCTTCCCAGGAGAAAGTCTTAAAGCCAATTTTGTGCCCAGGCTGATTCAACAGCCTGCTTCTTACTGCTGATGTCTGAATGTCCTGGGTGAGGGGAGTCCATGAGGGAggcactaccaccatcaccaccaccaccaccaccaccaccaccaccaccatcaccaccaccaccaccaccaccaccaccaccaccaccaccaccaccaccaccactaccatcatcaaaTTATTCATCTTTTCTCTTGACATTTATTGAACAGTGATTCGATAGAAATATTCAACCGAAGCTATTACActcattcttttctatttatccCCAGACACCTACCTAAGTGAGATATTTTTATCACTGAATTTCCAGGGGTGAAAACAGACTCGGAAAGTTACAGGTCATGCCCCAGTTTACAGAAGTGGTaaggtacatttatttatttgtttatttttgtgcaaAAGCAGGCTCATTTTGTCAGCCCTTGAATTCCTGCTGCCAAGGAGAAGAGGCGAAGCTTACTCTGATTCACACATTTCTGTCAGATAGAGAGGCTGGGGTGGCATTTATGTAGAACAACTCCAAAGTTGTGGGCATTTACTTCACATGCTTAAGCGAGAGGTTCCTGTCTATTGATCTGGGAGTCCAGGGGCCTTTCTGAGAGGTGAATCTTGATGACATCTCGGTAAACATCATTTGCTCATGGTATGTGTTCTGTGTGGGAGGCTGCTTTAAAGCACTGAGGATATACACTAATTCAGCCTCCACAGGGGCCTACAAGCTTCTGTCTACAGATGAGAAAAGTCTCACATAGGACATTTCATAAAACGTCTGGCTTTCTAGATAACAATGGCAGGTGAAACCTTGGTTCTGACTATGCGCCTTAGGGCCTTGTGTCTTGTCCTTATAATCATTTGATGATATCAAGAGAGAGGGGTAAGGGTGGggagacagtcagtcagtcagacagacagtcagacagacagacagacagagaatgtgAATTGTTTTCTGCCGTGAAAGTGGGCTCCTCTGTCATCCCAAACACTCACTCAGGTAACCAAGGAACTATTCTTTCAGGATGCAAAGAGTAACTGACCCCATGTCTGTTTGGACCCCTTAGTGACCTGACAAAGTCCAGAATATCATCCAAGCCATTCTCACCCTGTCCTGATCAGACTCAAAACTGGCCAATTAAAAGGAAGTTAAGCACTCACCTGTGACACTGGTCAAGAGCATGAGGAGGAGGCCTGGAAAGCAGTGCTTAGGCATCGTGGTTGCGAGTGTGCCTGTCTGGAAACCAGTGCTCCTT
Encoded proteins:
- the Il22ra2 gene encoding interleukin-22 receptor subunit alpha-2, which encodes MPKHCFPGLLLMLLTSVTVLETQPAHVSLKPQKVQFQSRNFHNILHWQPGSSLTSNGSVYFVQYKTYGQRQWKDKNDCWGTTALFCDLTNETLDPYEPYYGRVMMAWAGSYSEWIRTPRFTPWWETKLDPPVVTITRVNASLRVRLRPPELPHRNQTGKNTSMENYYNLVYRVSIINNSLEKEQKAYEGTQRAVEIQGLIPHCSYCVVAEMYQPMFDRRSPRSKERCVQIP